A portion of the Salvelinus fontinalis isolate EN_2023a chromosome 32, ASM2944872v1, whole genome shotgun sequence genome contains these proteins:
- the LOC129831307 gene encoding zinc finger MYM-type protein 4-like isoform X2 translates to MAASQKADQSEQTGEPNKEMEQPSQAGTSVDSVDPGASRSNAPTASADGNSGDDATNAVSASTSTIDGAGDAGNSETVKESYAENSKTVEEMITDALLTVGEMASEEDSQMERETASVDASQTEGETDSVEASQMEGETANVYASQTEGETASVDASQTEREAASVEASQTEGEAASVDASQTEREAASVDASPTEREAASVDASPTEREAASVDASPTEREAASVDASPTERGEASVDASPTERGEASVDASPTERGEASVDASPTERGEASVDASPTEREAASVDASPTEREAASVDASPTEREAASVDASPTKREAASVDASPTEREAASVDASPTEREAASVDASQTEREAASVDASQTEREAASVDASQTEREAASEDASQTEREAASVDASQTEREAASVDASQTEREAASVDASQTEREAASVDASQTEREAASVDASQTEREAASVDASQTEREAASVDASPTEREAASVDASQTEREAASVDASQTEREAASVDASQTEREAASVDASQTEREAASVDASQTEREAASVDASQTEREAASVDASPTEREAASVDASDTASADGSQTERETASADASQTERETVGTDAPQTVEETGNTNASQTNGETDSTDIPLDMGVVDADDEMEVNAIKVEDEQMQEEHNLEGMPVITAVEEGSNMDAFSSNSLDHGDEVEKMDTGRDGLTEKQIEKTGQVDNTDSMPSIVDTEDTEQPAEQTSFEEASGSSPPMEEDNSEDVKPFHPSPTSSEAILPQNSKGSDSPAGLENGVTGQPVKVVDSAQPTTEPVSTSVDTLSMVNVKDEPVDEEYDQALAPVVLTEGVKDEPDAAEELKISNVFSVGGAPTPIAASTPVTALSKTVMPPLTPAASSIPPLMPMAMRVACSACNKVLLKGQTAYQRKGSSDLFCSTSCLTTYSPPSAVKTTAPCPAKKPCHYCLKEIANPKDVITAPVDTMGTVKDFCSQTCLSSFNFKRNSAVSTLSTMTGAVKCSMCKKACISKHEVIFQGSMHRLCSEVCFTRFRSTNKLSMNSCQSCNNYCYGKVTVLVVQGVNKTFCSAGCVTTFKQKAKKTVACTMCRKFRAPVEMVDSADSDGKLEMFCSTGCVTAHKVQTVSSSGAQVECNTCGQKTVPSFHLAMSDGSIRNFCTMNCVVTFQDQFNKSNSQSQMNVTLSTGTTASPPAPGQTMDRGSQGTRLPCFQCHRLFSSKPELIQFKDKVVFLCSVNCSEEYRKINYEMARCEYCKIEKPAKEVKRINNRDYTFCSEGCKLLYKHDLTKRWGKHCRTCAYCASTAQEAVTGQYGGKMEEFCSDECKSHYTLLFCQVAKCDACERQGKLIETLPMLGEVKHFCNLQCLLDFCSLQTQNQGKPQGQKVAISIAQSPSNTTTATSMSDPVIANVVSLASSPIDQPNYTTALQGTVPRRHVKYVGNASTQTQAPRAPPPKVQKNKALLCKPMVQNKGIMCKPNLTTSGCQTDDNFPKVIIVPVPVPVYVPVPMNLYTQYTPQPVGLPIPLPVPMFLPVTLDNAERIVQTIQDIKEKIPSDPFEADLILMAEMVAEEGMEKSPQRPPERPAPAVQDDQGSTYSGDLDTEELSNFLTSWHDEPPPTPGVSSRHSRPYAHETLRPILDINTPTTPPPPIMDIEADFPVQTLELMAHWRDQERDRSPSPPPSPPRRRARRKARDGLPQKKKRRKSKAAETASVVASLGEAHSDVVPGEPPKLQHMYGVDAWKRWVQWSKTQPDLEKPRFGSRPMEIKEDVLKCTTAELSYGLCRFICEVQRPNGESYSQDSLFYLCLGIQQYLFQNGRMENIFTDLFYGKFTLEITKLLKGFKPTITASGYLHSRVEEEYLWDCKQLGAYSPIVLLNTLLFFCTKFFQFKTVAQHRQLSFAHVMRCTKSIHDNTKSNFLRFYPPIPKKDVPTETADVDGVAAKRKRDDEEKEEVLEMMENSENPLRCPVRLYEFYLSKCSDSVKQRTNVFFLLPERSCIPNSPMWFSSQGLDDHTLDTMLTRILTVREIHLGDPQRNKPQSKDPEWVPDQHDDNSD, encoded by the exons ATGGCTGCATCCCAGAAAGCGGACCAGTCAGAG CAGACAGGTGAGCCAAACAAGGAGATGGAGCAGCCATCTCAGGCTGGAACATCAGTGGATTCTGTGGACCCAGGAGCATCACGCAGCAATGCACCAACAGCCTCGGCAGATGGAAACAGTGGGGATGATGCTACCAATGCAGTCAGTGCAAGTACCTCAACTATAGACGGGGCAGGGGATGCTGGTAATTCAGAAACTGTGAAGGAATCCTATGCAGAGAATTCAAAGACAGTGGAAGAAATGATAACAGATGCCTTGCTGACTGTGGGAGAAATGGCCAGTGAAGAGGATTCACAGATGGAAAGAGAAACAGCCAGTGTCGATGCTTCACAGACGGAAGGAGAAACAGACAGTGTGGAAGCTTCACAGATGGAAGGAGAAACGGCCAATGTGTATGCTTCACAGACGGAAGGAGAAACGGCCAGTGTGGATGCTTCACAGACGGAAAGAGAAGCTGCCAGCGTGGAGGCTTCACAGACGGAAGGAGAAGCGGCCAGCGTGGATGCTTCACAGACGGAAAGAGAAGCGGCCAGTGTGGATGCTTCACCGACGGAAAGAGAAGCGGCTAGCGTGGATGCTTCACCGACGGAAAGAGAAGCGGCCAGCGTGGATGCTTCACCGACGGAAAGAGAAGCGGCCAGCGTGGATGCTTCACCGACGGAAAGAGGAGAGGCCAGCGTGGATGCTTCACCGACGGAAAGAGGAGAGGCCAGCGTGGATGCTTCACCGACGGAAAGAGGAGAGGCCAGCGTGGATGCTTCACCGACGGAAAGAGGAGAGGCCAGCGTGGATGCTTCACCGACGGAAAGAGAAGCGGCCAGCGTGGATGCTTCACCGACGGAAAGAGAAGCGGCCAGCGTGGATGCTTCACCGACGGAAAGAGAAGCGGCCAGCGTGGATGCTTCACCGACGAAAAGAGAAGCGGCCAGCGTGGATGCTTCACCGACGGAAAGAGAAGCGGCCAGCGTGGATGCTTCACCGACGGAAAGAGAAGCGGCCAGCGTGGATGCTTCACAGACGGAAAGAGAAGCGGCCAGCGTGGATGCTTCACAGACGGAAAGAGAAGCGGCCAGCGTGGATGCTTCACAGACGGAAAGAGAAGCGGCCAGCGAGGATGCTTCACAGACGGAAAGAGAAGCGGCCAGCGTGGATGCTTCACAGACGGAAAGAGAAGCGGCCAGCGTGGATGCTTCACAGACGGAAAGAGAAGCGGCCAGCGTGGATGCTTCACAGACGGAAAGAGAAGCGGCCAGCGTGGATGCTTCACAGACGGAAAGAGAAGCGGCCAGCGTGGATGCTTCACAGACGGAAAGAGAAGCGGCCAGCGTGGATGCTTCACAGACGGAAAGAGAAGCGGCCAGCGTGGATGCTTCACCGACGGAAAGAGAAGCGGCCAGCGTGGATGCTTCACAGACGGAAAGAGAAGCGGCCAGCGTGGATGCTTCACAGACGGAAAGAGAAGCGGCCAGCGTGGATGCTTCACAGACGGAAAGAGAAGCGGCCAGCGTGGATGCTTCACAGACGGAAAGAGAAGCGGCCAGCGTGGATGCTTCACAGACGGAAAGAGAAGCGGCCAGCGTGGATGCTTCACAGACGGAAAGAGAAGCGGCCAGCGTGGATGCTTCACCGACGGAAAGAGAAGCGGCCAGCGTGGATGCTTCAGACACAGCCAGTGCAGATGGTTCCCAGACGGAAAGAGAAACGGCCAGTGCAGACGCTTCACAGACGGAAAGAGAAACAGTTGGTACAGATGCACCCCAGACTGTGGAAGAAACAGGCAATACAAATGCTTCACAGACTAATGGTGAAACAGACAGCACAGACATACCTCTGGACATGGGAGTAGTGGATGCTGATGATGAGATGGAGGTCAATGCTATCAAAGTGGAGGATGAACAGATGCAGGAGGAACACAACTTGGAGGGGATGCCCGTGATAACTGCTGTGGAAGAGGGAAGCAACATGGACGCTTTTAGCAGTAACTCCCTGGATCATGGGGATGAAGTGGAGAAGATGGACACCGGGAGAGATGGACTGACAGAGAAGCAAATAGAGAAGACCGGGCAAGTGGACAACACTGATTCCATGCCTTCTATTGTGGATACAG aggacacagagcaaCCTGCTGAGCAGACCAGCTTTGAGGAGGCTAGCGGCTCGTCTCCACCTATGGAGGAGGACAATTCTGAAGATGTCAAACCATTTCACCCCAGTCCCACCTCTAGCGAAGCTATTCTCCCACAGAACAGTAAAG GCTCTGACAGTCCTGCAGGGCTGGAGAATGGAGTGACAGGACAGCCAGTCAAAGTTGTGGAT TCTGCCCAGCCGACAACAGAGCCTGTGTCCACCAGCGTTGACACCCTCTCCATGGTGAATGTGAAGGATGAGCCAGTAGATGAGGAGTATGATCAGGCCCTGGCTCCAGTAGTCCTCACAGAGGGcgtcaaggatgaaccagacgcaGCGGAG GAGTTGAAAATCAGTAACGTCTTCTCTGTGGGCGGCGCCCCTACCCCAATCG CCGCATCCACGCCGGTGACCGCCCTCTCCAAGACTGTGATGCCTCCCTTGACCCCGGCcgcctcctccatccctccgctGATGCCCATGGCTATGCGGGTGGCCTGCTCGGCCTGTAACAAGGTGTTGCTGAAGGGCCAAACGGCCTACCAGAGGAAGGGCTCCTCGGACCTCTTCTGCTCCACGTCCTGCCTCACCACCTACAGCCCCCCGTCCGCCGTCAAGACGACTGCCCCCTGCCCGGCCAAGAAACCCTGCCACTACTGCCTCAA GGAGATTGCGAACCCCAAGGACGTGATCACAGCTCCTGTGGACACCATGGGCACGGTGAAGGACTTCTGCAGCCAGACCTGCCTCTCCTCCTTCAACTTCAAGAGGAACTCTGccgtctccaccctctccaccatgaCCGGGGCCGTCAAGTGCAGCATGTGCAAAAAGGCCTGCATT AGTAAACATGAGGTGATCTTCCAGGGCAGCATGCACAGACTGTGCAGCGAGGTGTGCTTTACGCGCTTCCGCTCCACCAACAAGCTGTCCATGAACAGCTGCCAGAGCTGCAACAACTACTGCTACGGCAAGGTCACCGTGCTGGTCGTGCAGGGGGTCAACAAGACCTTCTGCAGCGCCGGCTGTGTCACCACCTTCAAACAG AAAGCTAAGAAGACTGTGGCATGTACTATGTGCCGCAAATTCCGCGCACCGGTGGAGATGGTCGACAGCGCCGACTCTGACGGCAAGCTGGAGATGTTCTGCTCTACTGGCTGTGTTACAGCCCACAAAGTACAGACCGTCAGCTCCTCAG GTGCTCAGGTAGAGTGCAACACCTGTGGTCAGAAGACGGTGCCCTCCTTCCACCTGGCCATGTCGGACGGCTCCATCCGGAACTTCTGCACCATGAACTGTGTCGTCACCTTTCAG GATCAGTTCAATAAGAGCAACTCCCAGAGCCAGATGAACGTGACCCTGAGCACAGGGACCACAGCTTCCCCCCCGGCCCCGGGCCAGACCATGGACAGGGGATCCCAAGGGACCAGACTGCCCTGCTTCCAGTGCCACCGCCTCTTCTCCTCCAAGCCCGAGCTCATTCAGTTCAAG GATAAGGTGGTATTCCTGTGTTCAGTAAATTGCTCAGAGGAGTACAGAAAGATCAACTACGAGATGGCGCGCTGCGAGTACTGCAAGATTGAGAAGCCGGCCAAGGAGGTCAAGAGAATCAACAATAGGGACTACACCTTCTGCAGTGAAG GCTGTAAGCTGCTCTACAAGCACGACCTGACCAAGCGCTGGGGGAAACACTGCAGAACCTGTGCCTACTGCGCCTCTACCGCGCAGGAGGCCGTCACAGGCCAGTACGGAGGCAAGATGGAGGAGTTCTGCTCGGATGAGTGCAAGTCCCACTACACCCTGCTCTTCTGTCAG GTGGCCAAGTGTGACGCGTGCGAGCGCCAGGGGAAGCTGATTGAGACCCTGCCGATGCTGGGCGAGGTGAAGCACTTCTGCAACCTCCAGTGTCTGCTCGACTTCTGCAGCCTGCAGACCCAGAACCAGGGCAAGCCCCAGGGCCAAAAGG TGGCCATCTCAATCGCTCAATCCCCCTCCAATACTACCACTGCTACGAGCATGTCTGATCCAGTCATCGCCAACGTAGTCTCACTAGCCAGCTCCCCCATTGACCAGCCCAACTACACCACTGCCCTGCaag GGACTGTTCCAAGAAGACATGTGAAGTATGTTGGAAAT GCCAGCACACAGACACAGGCCCCTCGGGCCCCTCCACCCAAGGTTCAGAAGAACAAGGCACTACTCTGTAAACCAATGGTCCAGAACAAGGGCATCATGTGTAAACCCAACCTCACCACCTCAGGGTGCCAGACAG ATGATAATTTCCCCAAGGTGATCATCGTGCCTGTCCCAGTACCGGTGTATGTTCCAGTCCCCATGAACCTGTACACCCAGTACACCCCCCAGCCTGTTGGACTCCCCATACCG CTGCCCGTGCCCATGTTCCTGCCGGTGACTCTGGACAACGCTGAGCGCATCGTGCAGACCATCCAGGACATCAAGGAGAAGATCCCCTCTGACCCGTTCGAGGCAGACCTCATCCTCATGGCCGAGATGGTAgcggaggaggggatggagaagTCCCCGCAACGACCACCTGAAAGGCCAGCCCCAGCAGTACAAGATG ACCAGGGAAGCACCTACAGTGGAGACCTGGACACAGAAGAATTGAGTAACTTCCTCACCTCTTGGCATGACGAGCCACCTCCCACCCCCGGCGTCTCCTCGCGCCACAGTCGACCCTATGCCCACGAGACGCTCCGACCCATCCTGGACATCAACACCCCcaccacacccccaccccccatcATGGACATAGAGGCTGACTTCCCTGTCC AAACCCTGGAGCTGATGGCCCATTGGAGGGATCAGGAGAGGGATAGAAGTCCCAGtcctccaccttctcctccaCGACGAAGAGCCAGAAGGAAAGCTCGGGATGGCTTGCCACAGAAGAAAAAG AGGCGAAAGTCGAAAGCAGCAGAGACTGCGTCAGTGGTGGCGTCACTGGGTGAGGCGCATAGTGACGTGGTGCCCGGCGAGCCCCCTAAACTGCAGCACATGTACGGGGTGGACGCCTGGAAGAGATGGGTCCAGTGGAGCAAGACCCAGCCTGACCTGGAGAAGCCTCGATTTGGCT CGCGACCAATGGAGATAAAGGAGGATGTTTTAAAGTGCACTACAGCAGAGCTGAGCTACGGTCTCTGTCGGTTTATCTGTGAAGTCCAACGACCCAACGGAGAGTCCTACAGCCAGGACAGTCTGTTCTATCTCTGCCTCGGCATCCAGCAG TACTTATTTCAGAATGGGCGCATGGAGAACATATTCACTGACCTCTTCTATGGCAAGTTCACCCTGGAGATCACCAAGCTGCTGAAAGGCTTCAAACCTACCATAACGGCCAGTG gctaCCTGCACTCGCGGGTGGAGGAGGAGTACCTGTGGGACTGTAAACAGCTGGGGGCCTACTCTCCCATCGTGCTGCTCAACACGCTGCTCTTCTTCTGTACTAAGTTCTTCCAGTTCAAGACGGTGGCCCAGCACCGCCAGCTCTCCTTCGCCCACGTCATGCGCTGTACCAAGTCCATCCACGACAACACCAAGTCCAACTTCCTGCGCTTCTACCCGCCCATCCCCAAGAAGGACGTGCCTACCGAGACAGCAG atgTAGATGGTGTGGCAGCGAAGAGGAAGAGGGATgacgaggagaaagaggaggtgctggagatgatgGAGAACAGTGAGAATCCCCTCCGCTGTCCTGTCCGATTGTACGAGTTCTACCTTTCCAAGTG ctcggACTCGGTAAAGCAGCGCACCAACGTGTTCTTCCTGCTCCCGGAGCGCTCGTGCATCCCCAACAGCCCCATGTGGTTCTCCTCCCAGGGCCTGGACGACCACACTCTGGACACCATGCTGACGCGCATCCTCACCGTCAGGGAGATCCATCTGGGAGACCCCCAGAGGAACAAGCCCCAGTCCAAGGACCCTGAGTGGGTCCCCGACCAACACGACGACAACTCGGATTGA